A genomic stretch from Bordetella sp. N includes:
- the ehuB gene encoding ectoine/hydroxyectoine ABC transporter substrate-binding protein EhuB: MQTQTLTFRKLYHAAAAMALACAGLAGTAAQAASAQEALTQKGSVTIGIHNRAPWGYRDDQGEAVGFHPDLVRAALTPLGVKKIEFVVSEFGALIPGMMAKRTDMIASGIAVTPQRCKAVIFSEPDLAVGDSLIVAAGNPLKIHSYADIKANAKIRLGGGRGTLNTKNAIDAGVPQEQITQFQDTEALVSAVIAGRIDAATLSAPSVVSVLQDQKVKGVERALPFTGLIRNGVPAAMYTAIAFRPEDTALRDLYNQRLAQLKADGTVRKIMAKYGFTDDDVAPPAVTTDAVCDGKF, from the coding sequence ATGCAGACGCAAACGTTGACCTTCCGTAAGCTCTACCACGCCGCCGCCGCCATGGCGCTGGCCTGCGCCGGCCTGGCCGGCACGGCGGCCCAGGCCGCCTCCGCGCAGGAAGCCCTGACGCAGAAAGGCAGCGTCACCATAGGCATTCACAACCGCGCGCCCTGGGGCTACCGCGATGACCAGGGCGAAGCCGTGGGCTTCCACCCTGACCTCGTGCGTGCCGCCCTGACGCCGCTGGGCGTCAAGAAAATCGAATTCGTGGTCAGCGAATTCGGCGCCCTGATCCCCGGCATGATGGCCAAGCGTACCGACATGATCGCTTCCGGCATCGCCGTCACGCCGCAGCGCTGCAAAGCCGTGATCTTCAGCGAGCCCGATTTGGCCGTGGGCGACAGCCTGATCGTCGCCGCCGGCAATCCGCTGAAGATCCACAGCTACGCCGACATCAAGGCCAACGCCAAGATCCGCCTGGGCGGCGGGCGCGGCACCTTGAACACCAAGAACGCCATCGACGCCGGCGTGCCGCAGGAGCAGATCACTCAGTTCCAGGACACCGAGGCGCTGGTGTCGGCCGTCATCGCCGGCCGTATCGACGCCGCCACCCTGTCCGCGCCCAGCGTGGTGTCGGTGCTGCAAGACCAGAAGGTCAAGGGTGTCGAGCGCGCCCTGCCCTTCACCGGTCTGATCCGCAACGGCGTGCCGGCGGCGATGTACACCGCCATCGCCTTCCGCCCCGAAGACACCGCCCTGCGCGATCTGTACAACCAGCGCCTGGCCCAGCTCAAGGCCGACGGCACCGTCCGCAAGATCATGGCGAAGTATGGCTTCACGGATGACGACGTCGCGCCGCCGGCGGTCACCACCGACGCCGTCTGCGACGGCAAGTTCTAA
- a CDS encoding threonine/serine dehydratase: MNLTTLPATIEHEMLGTLRVPGYEDVLAAADRIAPYVRRTALLRSPKLDELAGGPVWLKLENLQITGSFKARGAFNALLNLAPADRARGVVAYSTGNHGQAVAWAARTLGIPATIVMPVDAPANKVEKARRHGAQVVQYDRTRESRETIGMRLLEETGATLVPPGDHPDVLAAQGTLALEALRDLPPAALENLGLFATPCGGGGMAAGCALALQALAPHARQVAAEPAGYDDTVHSLAEGKRVPNAPGAETLSDALMAAIPAELPWAINSRRLNSAVAVTDKEVEAAIRFALDELRLVVEPGGAVALAALLAGHISTQGKDSVIVLSGGNIDLPLLTRIAGEAD, encoded by the coding sequence ATGAATCTGACGACTCTTCCCGCCACCATCGAACATGAAATGCTGGGCACCCTGCGCGTGCCCGGTTATGAGGATGTGCTGGCCGCCGCCGACCGCATCGCCCCCTACGTGCGCCGCACCGCGCTGCTGCGTTCGCCCAAGCTGGACGAACTGGCGGGCGGCCCGGTCTGGCTGAAGCTGGAAAACCTGCAGATCACCGGCTCGTTCAAGGCCCGTGGCGCCTTCAATGCCCTGCTCAATCTTGCTCCCGCCGACCGTGCCCGTGGTGTCGTGGCCTATTCGACGGGCAACCATGGCCAGGCCGTGGCCTGGGCCGCGCGCACCCTGGGCATCCCCGCCACCATCGTGATGCCGGTCGACGCGCCCGCCAACAAAGTGGAAAAAGCGCGTCGCCACGGCGCCCAGGTGGTGCAGTACGACCGTACCCGCGAAAGCCGCGAAACCATAGGCATGCGCCTGCTGGAAGAAACCGGCGCCACCCTGGTGCCGCCGGGCGACCACCCGGACGTACTGGCCGCCCAAGGTACGCTGGCGCTGGAAGCCCTGCGCGACCTGCCGCCCGCGGCCCTGGAAAACCTGGGCCTGTTCGCCACGCCCTGCGGCGGTGGCGGAATGGCTGCCGGCTGCGCCCTGGCCCTGCAAGCGCTGGCGCCGCATGCGCGCCAGGTGGCGGCCGAACCGGCCGGCTATGACGATACCGTGCACTCGCTGGCCGAAGGCAAGCGTGTGCCGAACGCCCCCGGCGCGGAAACCTTGAGCGACGCGCTGATGGCCGCCATTCCGGCCGAGCTGCCCTGGGCGATCAACAGCCGCCGCCTGAACAGTGCCGTGGCCGTGACCGACAAGGAAGTCGAAGCGGCGATCCGTTTCGCGCTGGACGAACTGCGCCTGGTGGTCGAGCCCGGCGGCGCGGTCGCCCTGGCGGCCTTGCTGGCAGGCCATATTTCCACGCAAGGCAAGGACAGCGTCATTGTCCTGTCGGGCGGCAACATCGACCTGCCACTGTTGACGCGCATCGCGGGGGAGGCCGACTGA
- a CDS encoding tripartite tricarboxylate transporter substrate binding protein — MSSSFMGRAARLFTAGCVVTAAALPLAAHAEYPERPVTIVVPFNTGTTPDIVTRLLASVVSKNTGGNFVVQNKVGASGIIGTQYVANQPADGYTLAFANVATLAINQSLYSKLPYDADKQLAPVALTGSVQNVLAVRPSLGVKTVDELIALGKKDPGKLVFSSGGNGTTGHLSAAMFGTMAGVKMMHVPYKGGVEADLAVLRGEADLVFDNISSISSFMDQGKVIPLAVTGATRDPLLPNLPTLDELGLKGYKAVAWTGYVAPAGTDPKILDWLNAAFNKALGDPEVQAKLKTLAYVPTIKPRQALFDIAHEERPVWAKVIKEADVHVD, encoded by the coding sequence ATGTCGTCTTCGTTCATGGGCCGCGCCGCGCGGCTGTTCACCGCCGGTTGTGTCGTCACCGCCGCCGCCCTGCCCCTGGCCGCGCACGCCGAGTATCCCGAGCGTCCGGTCACCATCGTCGTGCCCTTCAACACGGGCACCACGCCGGACATCGTGACCCGCCTGCTGGCTTCCGTGGTCAGCAAGAACACCGGCGGCAATTTCGTCGTGCAGAACAAGGTGGGCGCGTCCGGCATCATCGGCACCCAATACGTCGCCAATCAGCCGGCCGACGGCTACACGCTGGCCTTCGCCAACGTCGCGACCCTGGCGATCAACCAGTCGCTGTACTCCAAGCTGCCTTATGACGCCGACAAGCAGTTGGCGCCCGTGGCCCTGACGGGTTCCGTGCAGAACGTGCTGGCCGTGCGCCCCAGCCTGGGCGTGAAGACTGTCGACGAGCTGATCGCGCTGGGCAAGAAGGATCCGGGCAAGCTGGTGTTCTCCTCCGGCGGCAACGGCACCACGGGCCACCTGAGCGCGGCGATGTTCGGCACCATGGCCGGCGTGAAGATGATGCACGTGCCCTACAAGGGCGGCGTCGAGGCCGACCTCGCCGTGCTGCGCGGCGAAGCCGATCTGGTGTTCGACAACATTTCGTCGATCTCGTCCTTCATGGACCAGGGCAAGGTGATTCCGCTGGCCGTGACCGGTGCGACCCGTGATCCCCTGTTGCCCAATCTGCCGACCCTGGATGAACTGGGCCTGAAGGGCTACAAGGCAGTCGCCTGGACCGGCTACGTGGCCCCCGCCGGCACCGATCCCAAGATCCTCGACTGGCTGAACGCCGCCTTCAACAAGGCGCTGGGCGACCCCGAAGTGCAGGCCAAGCTGAAGACCCTGGCCTACGTGCCGACGATCAAGCCGCGCCAGGCCCTGTTCGACATCGCCCATGAAGAGCGCCCCGTCTGGGCCAAGGTGATCAAGGAAGCCGACGTCCACGTCGACTGA
- a CDS encoding LysR family transcriptional regulator: MAGLNSQGAALSLRQIEVFHAVMVTGSLSEAGRMLFVTQPAVSRILASAENRLRYPLFERVKGRLQPTPEARRLFAESERIFDHVSRFNTLATGLGSSATGTLSLVSSPSFSEWLIPRTIQRFREKHPGTAIRYRPLAFDMLLPHILLGHADFGIASMSPPANANVAAEEIGEGWLGCAIPRGHPLAARSRIRADDLRGHLLIGYEAETPFGRLAARFLNSGESPLQPDIEIRATPEALALVRQGVGVALIESFGYHPDFQRDFVLRPTDPVLPHKIQLLHAANSPLSTTARRFAAALRQVIKEAPAAAA; the protein is encoded by the coding sequence ATGGCCGGCCTGAATTCCCAAGGCGCCGCTCTCAGCCTGCGGCAGATCGAAGTCTTTCACGCGGTGATGGTGACCGGTTCGCTCAGCGAAGCCGGTCGTATGCTGTTCGTCACCCAGCCCGCCGTCAGCCGCATTCTGGCATCGGCCGAGAATCGCCTGCGCTATCCGCTGTTCGAGCGGGTCAAGGGGCGCTTGCAACCGACGCCGGAGGCGCGCCGCCTGTTCGCGGAGTCCGAGCGCATCTTCGATCACGTGTCCCGATTCAACACTTTGGCCACCGGCCTGGGGTCGAGCGCGACCGGCACGCTGAGCCTGGTGTCCAGTCCCAGCTTCAGCGAATGGCTGATACCCCGCACCATCCAGCGTTTCCGCGAGAAGCATCCTGGCACGGCCATCCGCTATCGCCCCTTGGCGTTCGACATGCTGTTGCCGCACATCCTGCTGGGCCACGCGGACTTCGGCATCGCGTCCATGTCGCCGCCGGCCAACGCCAACGTGGCGGCCGAGGAAATCGGTGAGGGATGGCTGGGCTGTGCCATCCCGCGGGGTCATCCCCTGGCCGCGCGGTCACGCATACGCGCGGACGATCTGCGCGGGCATTTATTGATCGGGTATGAGGCGGAAACGCCTTTCGGCCGCCTGGCCGCGCGGTTCCTGAACTCGGGCGAGAGCCCCTTGCAGCCGGATATCGAAATCCGCGCGACACCGGAGGCGCTGGCCCTGGTACGCCAGGGCGTGGGCGTGGCCTTGATCGAGTCCTTCGGCTACCACCCTGACTTTCAACGCGACTTCGTCCTGCGGCCCACGGACCCCGTCTTGCCGCACAAGATCCAGCTGCTGCACGCGGCGAACAGCCCCTTGTCCACCACCGCGCGTCGCTTCGCCGCTGCCTTGCGCCAGGTGATCAAGGAAGCACCGGCAGCCGCTGCCTAA
- a CDS encoding autotransporter domain-containing protein — protein sequence MWDPGDGIEDDRFDPMHIRNHGRLNLRTPVRDDQPATALDYERKVGSLISEGVGNTIDNEGYSNNMQLGGPVKLSGTTMRYFLSDLPHRLVIKGDLTVRNAHFKIRLSRNAHEKIRDGQEILSIVVDGKVDDDNWFGAGEFWSIEDMGRREKNKEFKLEEQKIVREDGKTEYVVKFRRKKDLEGAAYVVSKDPPVLETAAQQPLPPIEGIEVVEDESTIEEAGAAEENGDREAARKEKREGTAEAEPASEAEAAEAGKAAEVVLIAEILAVAKEAPAEEPPPPPRLADFVTSPNQKSVATAVDTLPSSHPVNQAAYVLATMDPAGLSSFSSAISGEVHPTVGASLQAAVEPVRDVSMAQLRAGLFGGRQPGALTADAGVSDAPALAGVMPSSTIYPAWAQVTGNWQKLGGGDHSAKGSQRSGGVFIGMDEDIGNGWRMGGALGFTDSRLSVANLASSANISSYSAILYGGKVLPAGPGAVHLMLGAAYTWHDVRTRRRVTGGGLDQQLRGNYSADTAQLFTEAGYAVPVTPDLTVQPYAGLSQTKNQRRSFDERGGSAALSGKRQRSDTTTVSLGVRATQDIDLGRHKGQLSGALGWRRNSGDLRTKASMSFDTGDNFTVTGAPVARDTMLVETGVKVQVGKSTAMRVDYAGQFGGGTRNHSASLTVNWRF from the coding sequence ATGTGGGATCCGGGCGACGGGATCGAGGATGACCGTTTCGATCCCATGCATATTCGCAATCACGGAAGGCTCAATCTCAGGACGCCTGTAAGGGATGACCAGCCCGCCACAGCTCTGGATTACGAACGGAAGGTCGGCAGCTTGATCTCGGAAGGGGTAGGGAACACGATCGACAACGAAGGCTACAGCAACAACATGCAGCTAGGCGGGCCGGTAAAGCTGTCCGGCACGACCATGAGGTATTTCCTGTCTGACCTGCCGCATCGGCTTGTGATCAAGGGCGATCTGACGGTACGGAACGCGCATTTCAAGATTCGGCTTTCTCGCAACGCGCACGAAAAGATCAGGGATGGACAGGAGATCCTCAGCATCGTCGTCGATGGCAAGGTGGATGACGACAATTGGTTCGGCGCCGGTGAATTCTGGAGCATCGAGGATATGGGCAGGCGGGAAAAGAACAAGGAGTTCAAGCTGGAAGAACAAAAGATCGTCAGGGAGGATGGCAAGACGGAATACGTGGTCAAGTTCCGACGGAAGAAAGACCTTGAAGGCGCCGCCTACGTGGTGAGTAAAGATCCTCCCGTCCTTGAAACCGCCGCCCAGCAACCTCTGCCACCGATCGAGGGGATAGAAGTCGTCGAGGACGAAAGCACCATCGAGGAAGCAGGCGCCGCCGAAGAGAATGGCGACAGGGAAGCCGCGCGTAAGGAAAAGCGTGAGGGCACCGCAGAAGCAGAGCCTGCGTCGGAAGCCGAAGCTGCCGAAGCGGGCAAGGCTGCCGAGGTAGTCCTGATCGCGGAGATCCTGGCCGTGGCGAAGGAAGCGCCGGCCGAAGAACCGCCGCCGCCCCCGCGCCTGGCCGACTTCGTCACGTCGCCGAATCAAAAATCGGTGGCGACGGCCGTCGACACCTTGCCGTCATCCCACCCGGTCAATCAAGCCGCCTATGTGCTGGCGACCATGGATCCCGCCGGGCTGTCGTCTTTCAGCAGCGCGATCTCCGGCGAGGTCCATCCCACGGTGGGGGCGTCCCTGCAAGCGGCCGTCGAGCCGGTACGGGACGTGTCCATGGCGCAACTGCGCGCGGGCTTGTTCGGCGGCCGGCAGCCTGGCGCGTTGACCGCGGACGCCGGGGTCAGCGATGCGCCGGCGCTGGCGGGTGTCATGCCGTCTTCAACGATCTACCCGGCGTGGGCGCAGGTCACGGGCAACTGGCAGAAGCTGGGTGGCGGGGATCACAGTGCCAAGGGGAGCCAACGCAGTGGCGGGGTCTTCATCGGCATGGACGAGGACATCGGCAACGGCTGGCGCATGGGGGGCGCGCTGGGGTTCACGGACAGCCGCCTGAGCGTGGCCAACCTTGCTTCCTCGGCGAACATTTCCAGCTATAGCGCGATTCTGTATGGCGGCAAGGTCTTGCCCGCGGGGCCGGGGGCCGTCCATCTGATGCTGGGCGCTGCGTACACCTGGCATGACGTGCGAACCCGGCGGCGCGTGACGGGCGGGGGGCTGGACCAGCAGCTGCGTGGCAACTACAGCGCCGACACGGCGCAGCTGTTCACGGAAGCCGGGTACGCGGTGCCCGTGACGCCTGACCTGACGGTGCAACCCTATGCCGGCCTGTCGCAGACGAAAAACCAGCGCCGTTCTTTCGACGAGCGGGGCGGCAGCGCGGCCCTGTCCGGCAAGCGCCAGCGCAGCGACACGACAACCGTGTCGCTGGGCGTGCGCGCGACGCAGGACATCGACCTGGGCCGCCACAAGGGCCAGCTAAGCGGCGCGCTCGGTTGGCGGCGCAATTCGGGTGACTTGCGCACCAAGGCCAGCATGTCTTTCGATACAGGCGACAACTTCACCGTCACCGGCGCGCCCGTCGCGCGCGACACCATGCTCGTGGAAACGGGTGTCAAGGTCCAGGTGGGCAAGTCCACCGCGATGCGGGTCGACTACGCGGGCCAATTCGGTGGCGGCACGCGCAATCACTCGGCCAGTCTTACCGTGAACTGGCGTTTCTAA
- a CDS encoding DUF2007 domain-containing protein, protein MKLSRAPNLLIAQHWINLLEQVHISCELHNRYMQGAMGDIPVDQCGPEVWLEHEADLPAAQRVITGAAPTPGAPLMRWRCGSCHESLEPQFTTCWNCGSSYSDFS, encoded by the coding sequence ATCAAACTTAGCCGCGCGCCCAATCTTCTGATCGCCCAGCACTGGATCAATCTGCTGGAGCAGGTCCACATCTCGTGCGAGCTTCACAATCGATATATGCAGGGGGCGATGGGTGACATACCCGTGGACCAATGCGGGCCCGAAGTCTGGCTTGAACACGAAGCCGACCTGCCTGCCGCCCAACGCGTCATCACCGGCGCCGCGCCGACGCCGGGCGCACCGCTGATGCGCTGGCGCTGCGGCTCGTGCCATGAATCCCTGGAACCCCAGTTCACGACATGCTGGAACTGCGGTTCGTCGTACAGCGACTTTTCTTAG
- a CDS encoding N-carbamoyl-D-amino-acid hydrolase codes for MSRTITVAAAQLGPIQKAEGREVAVGRMLRLLDRAHERGAEVVVFPELALTTFFPRWYTENLDEADHWYEKTLPSVETQPLFDAIRRYGITIYLGYAEIAHEADELGVMRKRRFNTAVIIAPNGEVILKYRKVHLPGHAEFAEHRKVQHLEKRYFEVGNLGFPVVRAPVGKAGLEVNMGMLICNDRRWPEAWRVLGLQQAELVLLGYNTPAVNQDNRGFEAHHLRVAHSQLAIQSGCYQNACFGVAVAKAGKEDGYELFGHSIIVNPQGEIMAMATSWDDELIVADCNLDMCELGRTTVFNFEKHRRPEAYSRITEQVGSVAPPVWTPTKD; via the coding sequence ATGTCCCGCACCATTACCGTCGCCGCCGCCCAGCTGGGCCCCATCCAGAAGGCGGAGGGCCGCGAGGTGGCCGTGGGCCGCATGCTGCGCCTGCTGGACCGCGCCCACGAACGTGGCGCCGAGGTCGTCGTCTTTCCGGAACTGGCGCTGACCACCTTCTTCCCCCGCTGGTACACGGAAAACCTGGACGAAGCCGACCACTGGTACGAGAAGACGCTGCCTTCGGTCGAGACCCAGCCGCTGTTCGACGCCATCCGCCGCTACGGCATCACCATCTACCTGGGCTACGCGGAAATCGCCCACGAGGCCGACGAGCTGGGCGTGATGCGCAAGCGCCGTTTCAACACGGCCGTCATCATCGCCCCCAACGGCGAGGTCATCCTGAAGTATCGCAAGGTCCACCTGCCGGGCCATGCCGAATTCGCCGAGCACCGGAAGGTGCAGCATCTGGAAAAGCGTTACTTCGAAGTCGGCAACCTGGGCTTCCCCGTCGTGCGTGCCCCGGTCGGCAAGGCCGGCCTGGAAGTCAATATGGGCATGTTGATCTGCAACGACCGCCGCTGGCCCGAAGCGTGGCGCGTGCTGGGTCTGCAGCAGGCCGAACTGGTCCTGCTGGGCTACAACACCCCCGCCGTCAACCAGGACAACCGCGGCTTCGAAGCGCATCACCTGCGCGTGGCCCACTCGCAACTCGCCATCCAGTCGGGCTGCTACCAGAACGCCTGCTTCGGCGTGGCCGTGGCCAAGGCCGGCAAGGAAGACGGCTACGAGCTGTTCGGCCATTCCATCATCGTCAATCCGCAAGGCGAGATCATGGCCATGGCGACGTCGTGGGACGACGAACTGATCGTGGCGGACTGCAATCTGGACATGTGCGAACTGGGCCGTACCACGGTGTTCAATTTCGAGAAGCACCGTCGCCCCGAAGCCTATAGCCGCATCACCGAACAGGTCGGCAGCGTGGCGCCCCCGGTCTGGACGCCCACCAAGGACTGA
- a CDS encoding amino acid ABC transporter permease, whose product MEFLATLGAIFEGLRITALVTAYGMLYAVPFALVFGVLQYFTRGAAHTVVTAIIEFWRSSPVIILLFMLYYTLPNFGIVLSSVAVGAMALGLNIGGYGSQAVRAALQSLNRGQVEAGRALGMKRLQILVAIELPQAFAAMMPTFVNQFIQLVKGTALVSLIALTDMTFRAKQISQLEYAPARIYTALLLAYFIVCYPATILGRWLERRVSAGQRGNREF is encoded by the coding sequence ATGGAGTTTCTGGCAACGCTGGGCGCGATTTTCGAGGGCTTGCGCATCACCGCCCTCGTCACCGCCTACGGCATGCTTTACGCGGTTCCCTTCGCCCTGGTGTTCGGCGTGCTGCAGTACTTCACGCGCGGCGCCGCGCACACGGTGGTGACCGCCATCATCGAGTTCTGGCGCAGTTCGCCGGTCATCATCCTGCTGTTCATGCTGTATTACACGCTACCGAATTTCGGCATCGTGCTGTCCAGCGTGGCCGTGGGCGCGATGGCCCTGGGTCTGAACATCGGCGGCTATGGCAGCCAGGCCGTGCGCGCGGCGCTGCAATCGCTGAACCGCGGCCAGGTCGAGGCCGGCCGCGCGCTGGGCATGAAGCGCCTGCAGATCCTGGTGGCCATCGAATTGCCGCAGGCGTTCGCGGCCATGATGCCCACCTTCGTCAACCAGTTCATCCAGCTGGTCAAGGGCACGGCCCTGGTGTCCCTGATCGCGCTGACCGACATGACCTTCCGCGCCAAGCAGATCTCGCAGCTGGAGTACGCGCCGGCGCGCATCTACACCGCGCTGCTGCTGGCGTATTTCATCGTGTGCTACCCGGCCACCATCCTGGGCCGCTGGCTGGAGCGCCGTGTCAGCGCGGGACAAAGGGGCAATCGTGAATTTTGA
- the ehuD gene encoding ectoine/hydroxyectoine ABC transporter permease subunit EhuD, with protein MNFDLPFALSVMPTILRGLWTTIWVAAVASLGSALLGFVMEMLRRSNRWLGYVMRFVIDFIRSTPVLVQLYFLYFVLPQYGITLPALVVGVLGLSIYYSGYLAEVFKGGIEAIPVGQFAAAKALGLSRLDAMLYVVAPQMLRNIAAPMANYFVSALKATPYLAVISVPEMLGLALEVGSDTFRYPEPMVSVGVIFLILAVAIAQAVRVLESRLLAPGRR; from the coding sequence GTGAATTTTGACCTGCCCTTCGCCCTGTCCGTGATGCCCACCATCCTGCGCGGGCTGTGGACCACGATCTGGGTGGCCGCGGTCGCCAGCCTGGGCTCGGCCCTGCTGGGCTTCGTCATGGAGATGCTGCGCCGATCGAATCGCTGGCTCGGTTACGTGATGCGCTTCGTGATCGACTTCATCCGTTCTACGCCGGTGCTGGTGCAGCTCTATTTTCTCTATTTCGTGTTGCCGCAATACGGCATCACCTTGCCGGCGCTGGTCGTCGGCGTGCTGGGCCTGAGCATCTACTACAGCGGCTATCTGGCGGAAGTGTTCAAGGGTGGCATCGAGGCCATCCCGGTCGGCCAGTTCGCCGCCGCCAAGGCGCTGGGTTTGAGCCGGCTGGATGCCATGCTCTATGTGGTCGCGCCGCAGATGCTGCGCAATATCGCCGCCCCGATGGCCAATTACTTCGTCTCGGCCTTGAAGGCCACTCCCTATCTGGCCGTGATTTCCGTGCCGGAGATGTTGGGACTGGCGCTGGAGGTGGGTTCGGACACCTTCCGCTATCCGGAGCCCATGGTTTCGGTAGGCGTGATTTTCCTGATCCTGGCGGTCGCGATCGCCCAGGCCGTGCGGGTACTGGAATCCCGTTTGCTGGCGCCGGGCCGGCGCTGA
- a CDS encoding succinylglutamate desuccinylase/aspartoacylase family protein gives MSQASRVWTAIDFDADGKQSDYLRVPYSSDKSAYGWIPVPLVCIRNGAGPTVLLTAGNHGDEYEGQVALLRLARELDPAHVRGRILIAPALNYPAVAAGRRTSPIDEGNLNRLFPGDANGSPTAMIAHYVQTVLFPLSDLVIDLHSGGKSLEYTPCALARHGRDATAQAQILKLLEVFGAPLSIQTTGEGGGASTTLYAAATQLGIPALTTELGGGGTLIPQGLQVAEQGVRRVLKHYGYVPGLEVEPAPPLRVKQSQGRSHFLYAPEDGLFEPFVTVGSEVHAGQLAGYLHPHHTPLREPVALHFPADGIVSCRRFPTLTERGDCLYNLVA, from the coding sequence ATGTCTCAAGCCAGCAGGGTCTGGACCGCCATCGACTTCGACGCCGACGGCAAGCAATCCGACTATCTTCGCGTCCCCTACTCCTCGGACAAGTCGGCGTATGGCTGGATCCCCGTGCCCCTGGTGTGCATCCGCAACGGCGCGGGTCCGACGGTGTTGCTCACGGCCGGTAATCATGGCGATGAGTACGAAGGCCAGGTGGCGCTGCTGCGCCTGGCGCGCGAACTGGACCCCGCCCACGTGCGCGGCCGCATCCTGATCGCACCTGCCCTGAATTACCCGGCGGTCGCGGCCGGCCGGCGCACGTCGCCCATCGATGAAGGCAATCTGAACCGTCTGTTTCCCGGCGACGCCAACGGCTCGCCCACGGCGATGATCGCCCATTACGTGCAGACCGTGCTGTTCCCGCTCAGCGACCTGGTGATCGACCTGCATTCAGGTGGCAAGTCGCTGGAATACACCCCTTGCGCCCTGGCGCGCCATGGCCGCGATGCCACGGCGCAGGCCCAGATACTGAAACTGCTGGAAGTGTTCGGCGCGCCGCTCAGCATACAGACCACCGGCGAAGGCGGCGGCGCATCGACCACCCTGTACGCGGCGGCCACGCAATTGGGGATACCGGCGCTCACCACTGAACTGGGCGGCGGCGGCACCTTGATTCCGCAGGGTCTGCAAGTGGCGGAGCAAGGCGTGCGGCGGGTGCTCAAGCACTACGGCTACGTGCCGGGCCTGGAAGTGGAGCCGGCCCCGCCGCTGCGGGTCAAGCAGTCGCAGGGCCGCAGCCATTTTCTTTACGCACCGGAAGACGGCCTGTTCGAACCTTTCGTGACGGTGGGCAGCGAGGTGCATGCCGGCCAGCTGGCCGGCTATCTGCATCCCCACCACACGCCGCTGCGCGAGCCCGTTGCGCTGCATTTCCCCGCGGACGGCATCGTGTCCTGCCGGCGTTTTCCCACGCTGACCGAGCGCGGGGACTGCCTGTACAACCTGGTGGCTTAG